GTATAGTCACGGAAGACCGCAGCAATAGTAAAGCGATCATGCGAGCCATCCGCGAAGACCAGCTTCTCAACCTCGTCAGTCAGGTCGGTAAGCTCAGCCTTGACAGCAGGGCCAAGCTCATAGGTAGCTAACAGACCGGGCTTACCATCGAGCCTGACGACAGGGAGGCGGTTAACCAGAGACAGCAGGGCGCTGAAGGCTTCTGGTAGCTCAGCAGGGGCAGTCTCATAAGGCAAGAAGCCAGTCTTGGTAGTGATGGTGAAAGGGTCTAAGGAGTGGGAGATCGATGAAGGGTCATCATGGATGTGAGGGAACCGCTTCAGGGTAGTAGGGGAAGGGTAGGGCACTTGGGTTCGAGTCATGATAGTACAATATGAACCAAAGGAAATGATGGAAAATTAGTCTGTGATGTGTGGGGTGTGTTGGGCTAGTGTAAGAAATAGTGTAGATGTATAAGCCAAAAGGCAAACGAGAGGGCCAAAGGCCAAGTCAAGAGGCTCGAAAGTAGGGAAAAtcggtaaaaaaaaaagaggcaaGGAATAACCCAGGGGACCTTGGGAGATGAAAACAGAATTGGAACTTTGAGGTTCTGGGCGGGTGAGGAGCACATTCTTATAACACTTTGAGGCCGGTAACAATTCCGGCCTCAAGTCCACATTACGAAAGAGAGTAAAAGATAGCGTGGGCCCGGTGATATCCGGTACTGCATGGTGTAAATTGATTCTATCTATCTTATATAGCATTGGAGGCACTTTACATGAGTATATTTAGCCAAAATAGGAGATTTTGACATACATGTCAACATCTATTTGATCTATAGAACTGCCCAGTGAGAGAGGGCAGAGGAAGGTCACGAGGTTGCGCTAGTCCCGATACAGCATTTGTTCTTCAAGGCAGTTTGACTGGTTTACCAGGGACTTCATGGACTTTTGTGATGGTGTATGTTGAATTAAATGTTTCAAGCGCTTATAACGAAGAAATTGACCACTCGATGATGATATATTACGGGTTATAGACCAAGATTGTCAACTCAAGTCATGATGTGTGCTCTATAGTTCATACGCTGCCAAGCATTGATCACCAGATTCCCCCTTTTGATTGGACGATAAGCCCCAATTTAACTTCCCTAGCGTTCGGAGGCCGGAATGCTACCGGCCTCCGAGAGTAGCCGACCTTGTTATATGTCCCGGGCAGATTTGATATAGGAAACGGCCTAAATTGGAATGACTTGTGTGATTTCTTGCGGTGATCCTCGTGATCCCCGAGATCAAACGAAAATCGGCCTATGAGCAGTTTCATCAATTTAATGCTTTTAGTGCTATGTTATTCGGCAAGCTTCAAGTCGTCTCGAAATACTTTTATGACAGGTACACAAGAACCTATCGCGAATTTATGCCCCAAAAGTACTCAACTTATTTGTGACCCTTGTATGACATACTCTGTGATTGAATGTAAATGTAAAATGTTTTTCATGGTTGATAATCTCACAATCCATCGATCACTTGCAGAAAGTTTTCACGTAAATATACGCTCAGTTCTATTCACCACCATAGTCCGAGAATTGCGATTAAAAATCCCATGCAACTGCGGCATTAAATACTGCAAGACTGCATCTCCCGCACCAGCCGGAAGCGAGCTCTTGTCGCCCCAATAGTGCCTCACCAGCTCCCCAACACATCCGGTAGCTGCGACCTCAGGGCACCCATTTGCTTCTCCACAAGACAAGACTCGAATATCTTCCGATCTGTTAAAGTCATACCTAACATAGTTCCCAAATGCGGATTGCTCGTGTGGCCACTCCCCACTCCACCTCCCGCAGTTTGGATAGCGCGTTTCGTTGGGACAATTCTCCCATGCCTCAAAGAGTTCATGGGTACGAGAGCTTTGCTGGGCAATAATAAACCCAGTATTGAGAAATGTGCGACCGTTCCAATCCCGGTTGTGGGGTGCGTCTGGATCGAGCGCCATGGCAACTAGAGTCTCCGGAGTGATATCCCAGTAGTTGAATAGCCATTCCATGGGTAGATTAGGATAGGGCATCATGGAATCTGCATCCAGGAATACAACGTATTCGTAGAGTTTCAACGCTTCCTTGATGGCAGTTACTTTGGTCCATGTCCCAGATCGTCCGACTGCCCTGGGGATTTGAACTAATCGGTAGTCGTAGCCATGGATCATTGCTAAGCTCATCAGTCACACAGTAGAAACATGTAGAAGCTTAAATACATACAGAACATGAAGTGATTGAGTCTGCCACTGGTATCTGGGGGAAGTTCGGTCGCGTTCAATGGAGCCTTGCTCAAAACACCCTTCGGGCCATCAAGATGGCGGCTGTCGACGTCCAAAAttagaattttttttcctaaTGGTTCGGTGAACCTCAATGGTTCCGCAAGCCAGAAAACCTTCCCTGTGCGGCCATTAAATATAGGTTTAGAAATGGGGTGTATATAGGGATTGTAGAGCTCGTGGGCCGTGGAGAAATATAAGGGGCTCTTGACGGTCCATCGGATGGTTTTCCTTTACCAGAGTCAGTGTTCAATTTCAAAATTTTGCGTTAGGTGGGCTCGAACTGGGATGGCTGATCAATCAATGCATTGTTCAAGCAGGAGTAGACCCAGAGGAGCACACAGGCCATCAGAGTCGAAGTAAAGATGGCGGTAATCCGGCGAGGAAGTATGCGTCCTAACCTTGAATGGCGCATTGGGATGATGTATGCATGTAAAATGGAGTTCTAATATGTAGATTTGGCGTAATAGGCGTCGGTTGACATGACATAATGTTGATGAAGTAGTTATGGAAGGAATACTTACTTTCCCGTGCCATTCCATTTGAGCGCTCATCTCTTGCTGCTTTTTGCCCAGTCGACTAAACACGATACACCTTCATTTCACGATGAAGCTGCTGCCAGAGATGCGTTGTAGTTCCCTTTCCGAAGACTGTGTAGCCATTTGCGGCACATTTGATCTTGAGGGATGCACCATATGAGTCGCACTTGTTGAGCGGTGTCCAATTTTGAACATTATCTATATGCCAAATGCTAGTTCCGCTGGCGAGGAAAATCGGGTGCCGTGATCTGGTGTTTGTCACTTTGGCCTCGTGTATGCAAAGCCAAATTCGGAAAATTGTCTTCTAAGATGTCCTTCATTCTGCTAAATCCCAAGCAAACACCTTTGGGTACAGAACTGCGACGTGTGTTGTCGGCATCGATCTCCTGGGTTGCGACGAGGACCTCCCGACCGCGACGATTCCTGAAGAGGTGATATGACCTGGCTAAAGTTTCGCTTTCGTCTAGGTTCAGACAATGCCTCGCTTGGGTCAGAGTCCGAGCATAAATCTGGAAGATGGTTGATGTTCTGTGAAGACACACGGCCACTTTCAACATATGCCTGAGCCTTAGGCGTGGTTGATTGCAGAGGAGATGACGGCGGTTCGTAACCAGAGCCCGCATATTCTGAACCTGATGGGGTTTCCTGTAACTCCATGTCGGGGATTTGTGACCGTACAAGAGCAGAGCTGGTTGCCCTGGTATCTCGTTTGGATTGAGCATGCTTTCGCCTGGTTTTGTCACGGATTTGGGATTGACAGCTCATTAGAGCTAGACAGAGAATTCTAGCGATAGCTGTGGTCAGTTGTCGGTAGTTCAAGTCACCCTTTACCTCCATATTGGGCTCTTACAGGATGTGTAAAAGGGCATTCGGGGCTTCAAGCGCAACAAAAAGAAGAACTAACGTAAGGCCAATAGTCAAATAGGTTATTCAAGCCCTTCGCAGAACATAGTGTGATACTTCTGAACAAGGACCGCCCCGGGGGGACTGTCTGTTTTCTTCATGTGACTTTAGAAAAAGAGTCTTGTAGTCAGGAGAGCATTCGCAATCCATCTAGACTAAAGAATTGGATTTACCTGAATCTTGTGGACACCCATGTTGTCGGAAGTCCGGGAACCGAGAGGCATGTAGTCAGTCTTATGTCGGAGACCGACAAAAGTGAGATAACAGTGTGTAGCATATAGACCTCTGAGATATGCAGTATTGAAATTTTCTCAAACGGGAGTGTGACCAGTAAGATAATTGGCTTTTATCTATCTAGATTTTGAAAGCATTTATCCAGAAACGTTTTGAACAAGCTCAGAACTAATTATGCCTTTCAGATTCAACGGGAATCTTCAACCAAAGCCTATACCATCTCAATCAACGCATTAAGATCCTGGAGCCGTTGCTGTACTAGCTCCATATTGTCTGATTTCTCATGCAATGCGCTCTTGAGTGCACCGACTGCCTCCTTGGTAGTGTTTACAGACACTGCCTCCCCAGACTGTAGTTTCTTTTCCGCCGACTTGATAGTTTCCTTCGCATTTCGCATCTGCGACCAGTACGTTGCCGTCTTGTTGAGATATCCAGTCTCCTCAAGAGGCAAGTTCCACCCTTGAGGAGTCGTCTCGACAATATCCAGCCATTTGGCCATGTGCGGCCATCGGCGCTCCTCAAGACCCGGGAAATGCACGAGCAGATCCCCTCTCTTGCCTTCATAGGCCCAGTCCCATTCATATGTGTTGATCCATGGTCGTGGCAGGTAGGAGACTCCGTCGGCGTAACCTTTTCCGTTAATCCCCCCAGTGGTCTTATTGAGCACACGTCTCATACTCTCCTGATCGGCAGATCGACCGAGGTCAATTTGAGGGAGATATATAGGGTAGCCCATTGTTTCGGTGAGGAAATTGATCATCCAAGGATGAACATGGAGGAACATAATTCCCGTGTTAAGGCCATTTTGGTCTTGCGTTGCCACCAGGTGGATATCTTTCAGATCTGATGGCGGAAGGAAGATCTCCACGGGGATTTCGTTGTTCAGTATAATTGAGTCTGCATCTACCCACCTGCAAGAGTCAGTACTTCTCAAGTAAATTTACAGAAGAAAGCCATACATCAACCATTCCATTCTCTCGCCGGCTGGCTTGGTCAATTCATTGATCACCAAGGAGAGCAGATAGCTCGGTTTGTTCCAAAATCCGACTGAAATATCCTGTCGTAAGATATGCATGGGGTATCCCCATCGTTTTCCGTGGCGTTCATGGCTTTGCAGCGCTCTTTCGTACATATGGTTCGTCTCTCCGTACAGCATGGACACTTTGGCAACTCTTTGCAGCTTGTTACTGGGGACAAGATTTGATTGGGGAATAGGAAAGACCTTGTAAGACTTGTAGGTGACCCAAAAAACACACATCACCGATAGAACTATCAGAAAGATGTTCAAGGGCCGTTGTTTGAATGCCATTTGGTGTTGAATCATGGCAGGAGTCACCTCAGAGGTGCCAGACTTTTCATGGTAGACGAAAAGATGAGATATAATAGTTTCTTGAGATAGAAGAGACTATTGCTGGATTTAGAGTTGATAGTGTTTGATTGGAGGCCCGTACTGCCGGATTGGGAACACCGTTTTCGTCAACTCAACCACATCCAATAGATAGCAACAGATGAGTCCAATAACCCTGATGTATCCATATGCATTAGCTCAATGGTTGTAAGAAAAGCCTCATATATCTAAAACCGACGAAAATGAGCAACGTTGCGTACGGGTACGGCCCACTGCCTATTTGCCGCGTGTGAAGACCGCAAGGGTGATGTACTTCGATGAGGTTTCTGCGTAGATTGATTATAAATATCAATTTTGCAGGATCCACAAACAAAGGTTTTACGGCTGACGGCGGCATCTAATAGATTATATGAAGACCTTCAACCGTCTAGACTATATGGGCCCACAGTAcatcgtatgttgtagaccaAAAAATCACTATAGCACATCTGATAATTTTCGCTGCGACAGTTCATTTTTCATTCGACCCTGAGCTCTGCTATGGATAAGAAACTAACTTAGATTAATTGGATACTACAGCATGCACTATAAGATGTGACCAGGCAATGCCCGGACTGGGTACAGATGAGGGTATATTTTACACCAAATGTTTTCAAATATTTGTACAACGTCACAGATGCAAAGCAACTTTAACTCCTTGTTCCCATGCATCGGCGAATTGGGCGCCGTTAGGTTCATTGGTATGGCCAGAGCGCATCCAGATCAAATCGCAAACTGGATCGCGCAAAAGAACGCAGCACGACATCCACAGCCAAACACCTGCATCACTACCCCGTATTTTGACTGGTTGTATTTGAGTCGTCCGTGGTGCTGTGTACCGTCTGGAGCTTGAGGTACTCCTGCTCGAGGGTCTTTTGCATTTCAAAGTCGGCCTGGCGCTCTAGTCGAATACGCTGCTTTTCCATATCACGTTCGACACCTCTATGCATGGCCTAACATTCAAAAAATAAGCATATACCAGATGTAGAGGATCGAAGTCGTAACATACCGCTCTATCCGCCTCTTGTGCCCAGTGAACAAACCAGACAGTACCCATGGTGGCGAGGCCAGTGACTGCCAATGTAAACTTTGATGCGCGAGACATAGCAGAAAAAGTGAGAGCGCAGCTCGACACAGATGTTCAGCAATCAATGGTTACAGATAACGTTTAAACTTGCCGGCTGTCATCACAACGAGTGCGGGATCATCATCAGTATCAGTCCATCGTTCACCGGGCGGCGTTTGATGGCAGAACTCCCACCGCTCTGGGGCGATGTGTGGCTCCGATCGACCTGGGCTCAGAGCTCCAGACTCGCCGTTTAATCGTCCCTTTCCAGCCTTATTTGCCCTGTACCCTATTTCTAAAGCGAGGTCTCTAGCAAATATGGTAAGTAACATATCTCGGAATTGGTGGCCAGCTGCTAACGGTGGACATTAGTCGGCTCAGAACTCCGCTGGCATTCAGACTCTCCTCGATGTAGGTCTTGGTTATATGTTGAGCGCAGTGTGGAGATACTAACCACCGAACTGTCAGGCCGAGAGAGAGGCTCAGAAGATTGTGCAGAAAGGTAAGTCCATGTTGTGCTTACCCCTCATCGCTGCCTATCACAGACACTAATACGTCACAACACATTTAGCCAGAGAGTGTATGCAACACAAATTACCTGTCGACATTCGCCCCATTTAACTAACCATTTCGCAACTATACAGACCGTACTCAGCGGATAAGAGACGCTAAGTCAGAGGCCCAgaaggagatcgaggaaTACAGAAACCAGAAGGAAGCGGAGTACAAGAAGTTCGAGGGCGAGGTGAGATACAGCTTTTCCACGGCTGCCCTAGTAGGATGTCCTCGCAGTACTAAGTTAACCGGTCTCGATAGCACTCAAGCGGATACAAGGCATCCGAGGCGGAGGCCgacaaggaagccgaggtcAAGCTCCAGGAGATCAAGGAAGCTGGCAAGAAGCAGGGCGACAAGGTGGTCGCAGAACTCATTCGTGTGACGACCGACGTCAAGCCCGAGGTGCCTGAGAAGATCAAGGCATAATGTAGATACTCTGGGCTATCTTTTCTTTCCACGCGTGAATGCGCTTGCGTGTCTGTTCATCGATATCCAATTGTCGGACAAtatgaatttcttctttggTTTAACCCTGTGTATGTGATGTGGATCGAGCCTGTATGAATTCTGTTGGAACACACCTGCCGGCCTCCTGCATGGTGTTACTGGAGGTTGGCTTGAATCTCGGCTTTTCGATCTGCGGCAAGTGTGAGTGTTGATGTATACAACAGAGTGATCCGTCCGTTTCCCCCGGACTTACTATGAGCTTGTTGTAGAGGGCTATGCTTCGGTGAACCTCAAATGCATCACCACCCCGCTAAGCCAGACAAGACCCCCCTGATATCCGTCTTACTCAATGTCAAAGGATGGTAACCTGAGGCACAGGATGATTCAATGGACTGTCTGAGCCACTGAACAGGTTTCAGTACTGATGGAATTCGAATAGATCTTAGTGAAACGAGTCACTGTTGGTGCTTATCCGGGCGCTAGTGGCACTGTTGATTGTAAGGGGTGTGTTTACCACTCCATACATGTATCGGGCATAGATTTATCAAGAACGGGTTTATCATGTTAGGGCTTGACATGCACGTTGAATGATATAAATGGCCCGGCGGTCGCCCCTGGTTATCTTTCTGTGCATGTGCCATGGATTCATCTTCAATATGTGCCGATGTACCTTGGAATGATTGATGATTGTTTTGAATTCTTTGCGCGCAAAAGAGGCGCTTTTTTATAGTCCATCGCTGCCTGAAGAGCTATTAGAGGTCACAATTCTTTTCTCGTAAATAGGCCATGCGCTGGAAGAAGACTGATGTATGCGTTGTGTTGGCCTGAGGCACCAACAATGTTTCCCTGTTGTGTCATTCCGTGCCGGATCTCATTTGACAACCTATCTGCGGGCGAAGCACAACAATGAAATATGCAATTCTTATGCAGAATACACTCAAAGGGTCTTCAATGGCCTGGTACTCATACGGACAGACTGTATGTCGCTCGAACAACAGGTGGTATCACGGGTCTCCGTGCAGACCCAGGCCAAGTCTCGAACCGCGATTAGAAGACCACGGCAAAGTAATTGTCGATGAGTACTCAATCATACGTGATACATATGGTATGCTACTTTTGATTTGAATAGTGCAGTCAACTGCTGACTCACCTGCAGCTGCACCGAAATACCCTGTCGTTCTCGCCCATGGCTTGCTCGGGTTTGATGAACTGCGCCTTGCTGGCCCATATCTCCCCGGTGTTCAGTACTGGCGCGGAATTAAAGAGGTATTGGTAGCGCGAGGTATTGAAGTTATCACGGCGACAGTGCCCCCGTCGGGCTCTATTGAGGCGCGGGCTGAACAATTGGCTCGAAATATCGAGGCCGAGGCTAAAGGGAAAGATGTTAATATCATTGCGTATGTCACCTTCATTTGCTGATTCCATATATCAGCATCTTCTGACAGGTTTTTGTATAGACATAGCATGGTAGGACCCATTAATCATTGCGATAGAGTTAATACTTACCTGTTATTAGGGGTGAGACATAACGAGAGGACCATACTATACAGCGCAAGCTAATTAATGGCTTGTAAAGTGGTCTTGATTCGCGATATATGATCAGTCACATACGACCGGAGAAGTTCAAAATTTTGTCACTGACTACTATCGCGTCTCCGCATCGAGGTCTGGCGCAGCATAGCTTTTAATTTGCCTTTCTACTAATTGTCTGACAGGCTCATCTGTGGCGGACTATATATTTGATCAAATTGGAGGTTCGTCAATGTTTGCTTGCTTACTGACATAGCTCAAAAGATAACATTATTTTCTATCCAGCCGATCGCCTACCTCAGATCTATTATGCTCTTCATCGACTAAATGTCGAGACGGGTGCATTTTCGCAACTAACACGAAAATACATGACGGAGACCTTCAACCCCACTACCCCAGATATGGATGATGTTAGGTAAGTGCCCTGTATTCTCTCCACTTTACGCCCTTCTAACATTCTCCAGATATTTCTCCTATGGAGCAGCTGTGGAGCCAGGTGTATGGTCCGCTTTTCGGCTTTCACACCGAGTACTTGCGGAGATTGAAGGGCCCAATGACGGCCTAGTCAGCGTGTCTAGTAGCCGCTGGGGAGGCGATGCAGGATACAAAGGAACCCTCATGGGCGTGAGCCATCTAGACCTGATCAACTGGACCAACCGGCTCAAGTGGCTAGTCGGAGAAGTCACGGGCAACAAACGGAAGTTAGTTGATTGCATATTGTATTTCGGGAATTAAGCTGATCTTAATGCAGGTTTAACGCAATTGCACTTTACTTGGACATTGCAGGTATGTGTTGCGGTTCTATTGGGTTATTTGGGACTAATAAGTCGCCTGTTCACTAGACATGTTGGCAAAAGAAGGACTTTGACGAAGTGAAACTGGATATAGTTGAATTCCCCCTCAGCCCTGTTGTGGCTGGATCCTGATTTGATATGGAAATTCTGGTGCCTGAAGTTGGGAGTCCTGGTTGTTTTCTTCCTATTCTTGCATCCTATAAACATTTATTTTGTATAGTGAGATCAATCTAGTAAATCTGTCAATTGGTGAAATAGATGATTAAATTTCAAGATAGTATATCTGGTATCGAAGTATGTAGCTATGAAAGAGTGTACAGACACAGTTAGACTTGTCCGGGAAATAGCGGAATTGTTTTTTAAAGTGTGGCTGTGGTAATATTGAGGCGCAGCATAAATACCAAATCTGACCTTGTAGACCGCGAGCCTTTGATGCAAAAGT
Above is a genomic segment from Penicillium digitatum chromosome 3, complete sequence containing:
- a CDS encoding Cytochrome c oxidase assembly protein, putative — encoded protein: MSRASKFTLAVTGLATMGTVWFVHWAQEADRAAMHRGVERDMEKQRIRLERQADFEMQKTLEQEYLKLQTVHSTTDDSNTTSQNTG
- a CDS encoding Protein kinase-like domain, whose amino-acid sequence is MGVHKIQTVPPGRSLFRILLFVALEAPNALLHILILCLALMSCQSQIRDKTRRKHAQSKRDTRATSSALVRSQIPDMELQETPSGSEYAGSGYEPPSSPLQSTTPKAQAYVESGRVSSQNINHLPDLCSDSDPSEALSEPRRKRNFSQVISPLQESSRSGGPRRNPGDRCRQHTSQFCTQRCLLGI
- a CDS encoding Galactosyl transferase; translation: MCVFWVTYKSYKVFPIPQSNLVPSNKLQRVAKVSMLYGETNHMYERALQSHERHGKRWGYPMHILRQDISVGFWNKPSYLLSLVINELTKPAGERMEWLMWVDADSIILNNEIPVEIFLPPSDLKDIHLVATQDQNGLNTGIMFLHVHPWMINFLTETMGYPIYLPQIDLGRSADQESMRRVLNKTTGGINGKGYADGVSYLPRPWINTYEWDWAYEGKRGDLLVHFPGLEERRWPHMAKWLDIVETTPQGWNLPLEETGYLNKTATYWSQMRNAKETIKSAEKKLQSGEAVSVNTTKEAVGALKSALHEKSDNMELVQQRLQDLNALIEMV
- a CDS encoding Galactosyl transferase encodes the protein MRHSRLGRILPRRITAIFTSTLMACVLLWVYSCLNNALIDQPSQKTIRWTVKSPLYFSTAHELYNPYIHPISKPIFNGRTGKVFWLAEPLRFTEPLGKKILILDVDSRHLDGPKGVLSKAPLNATELPPDTSGRLNHFMFSMIHGYDYRLVQIPRAVGRSGTWTKVTAIKEALKLYEYVVFLDADSMMPYPNLPMEWLFNYWDITPETLVAMALDPDAPHNRDWNGRTFLNTGFIIAQQSSRTHELFEAWENCPNETRYPNCGRWSGEWPHEQSAFGNYVRYDFNRSEDIRVLSCGEANGCPEVAATGCVGELVRHYWGDKSSLPAGAGDAVLQYLMPQLHGIFNRNSRTMVVNRTERIFT
- a CDS encoding Arrestin-like, N-terminal, coding for MISHIRPEKFKILSLTTIASPHRGSSVADYIFDQIGADRLPQIYYALHRLNVETGAFSQLTRKYMTETFNPTTPDMDDVRYFSYGAAVEPGVWSAFRLSHRVLAEIEGPNDGLVSVSSSRWGGDAGYKGTLMGVSHLDLINWTNRLKWLVGEVTGNKRKFNAIALYLDIADMLAKEGL
- a CDS encoding Vacuolar (H+)-ATPase G subunit, whose translation is MSAQNSAGIQTLLDAEREAQKIVQKAREYRTQRIRDAKSEAQKEIEEYRNQKEAEYKKFEGEHSSGYKASEAEADKEAEVKLQEIKEAGKKQGDKVVAELIRVTTDVKPEVPEKIKA
- a CDS encoding Triacylglycerol lipase, putative, whose translation is MKYAILMQNTLKGSSMAWYSYGQTVCRSNNRWYHGSPCRPRPSLEPRLEDHGKVIVDEYSIIRDTYAAPKYPVVLAHGLLGFDELRLAGPYLPGVQYWRGIKEVLVARGIEVITATVPPSGSIEARAEQLARNIEAEAKGKDVNIIAHSMG